The Sesamum indicum cultivar Zhongzhi No. 13 linkage group LG2, S_indicum_v1.0, whole genome shotgun sequence genome contains a region encoding:
- the LOC105176570 gene encoding LOW QUALITY PROTEIN: uncharacterized protein LOC105176570 (The sequence of the model RefSeq protein was modified relative to this genomic sequence to represent the inferred CDS: deleted 2 bases in 1 codon), whose product MEGEPDLPAPAAEAKFFKPNPSHPININPDSIYLSRSFNTTSTCTSTASSSSSSPPDLVRQFQAAFKRHRPIGMMQLNGIKPRRMLVPQQETSKESNMKPHSAIDAKKSKEDIQQGHRLMGSIRESKTTVSITGDNQEDASITPPSEWGTTVNAHEENLPCNNQRDQPGLSIRSGVNDAVASSGVKPEKVLAEVRRKVHFSTEKIAKSHGAHDRMATRTDDLLSHMDSLALTEMEWDVGNQVDISAAANRDWQHHNFQRMEIDSRSEGGISSLLTRRAMGFQDQLHQFGNFLQNDLSNAMTQSPVVGSSCVTSTLINSTAAPMISSTTYCSRPPTDVAHLGTEPAGEAEVQLDIVQPSHALSKQGGGVLSHQLAATSEAISSIAATPMEVNRSSGPSKELQSSLPQDHNTAKDSSHEGNNLVKGNANDIKSQPPSSKVPQSDVKMENSKSEKQERGASGKATSTSRKKGYDPDLFFKVNGKLYQRLGKIGSGGSSEVHKVISSDCTIYALKKIKLRGRDYSTAYGFCQEIEYLNRLRGKNNIIQLIDYEVTDKTLLQEVMNGTMSIKDGRVKDDACIYMVLEYGEIDLAHMLAQKWKELDRSNATIDESWLRFYWQQILLAVNTIHEERIVHSDLKPANFLLVRGSLKLIDFGIAKAIMSDTTNIQRDSQVGTLSYMSPEAFMCNETDANGNMIKCGRPSDIWSLGCILYQMVYGRTPFSEYKTFWAKFKVITDPNHEIIYETVSNPWLLDLMKKCLAWDRNERWRIPQLLQHPFLVPPVPPELPTATDQICTLFQLIAESSAEDQKVLNQVQKIRSVVQSESSISRDQLRKFLSSFNCLFSAPGTISELMKRQKH is encoded by the exons CCATTG GTATGATGCAGTTAAATGGCATTAAGCCAAGGAGAATGTTGGTTCCTCAACAAGAAACTtcaaaagaatcaaatatGAAGCCTCATTCAGCAATTGATGCCAAGAAAAGCAAAGAGGATATTCAGCAGGGTCACAGGTTGATGGGCTCCATTCGTGAGTCCAAGACCACGGTCTCTATTACTGGAGACAATCAGGAGGATGCATCAATTACTCCACCTTCAGAATGGGGTACAACTGTAAATGCACATGAGGAAAATTTGCCGTGCAATAATCAGAGAGATCAACCTGGACTTTCTATCAGGTCTGGGGTCAATGATGCAGTTGCTTCATCAGGTGTTAAGCCTGAGAAGGTTCTGGCAGAAGTACGAAGGAAGGTTCATTTTTCCACCGAAAAGATTGCCAAATCTCACG GGGCCCATGATCGAATGGCCACTCGAACAGATGATTTGTTATCTCATATGGATTCACTTGCATTGACAGAAATGGAATGGGATGTGGGCAATCAAGTGGATATTTCAGCAGCTGCCAATCGAGATTGGCAgcatcataattttcaaaggaTGGAAATAGATAGCAGGTCCGAGGGCggaatttcttctttgttgACCAGAAGAGCAATGGGTTTTCAGGATCAGCTCCACCAGTTTGGAAACTTCTTGCAGAATGATCTGAGTAATGCCATGACTCAATCACCAGTTGTTGGGTCTTCTTGTGTTACTTCAACACTTATAAACTCGACCGCTGCTCCTATGATTAGTTCAACTACCTATTGCTCGCGACCTCCAACAGATGTTGCTCATTTGGGCACAGAGCCTGCTGGAGAAGCTGAAGTGCAACTGGATATTGTGCAGccatcacatgcattatcCAAGCAAGGTGGTGGAGTGTTATCTCATCAGTTGGCTGCAACATCAGAAGCTATCAGCTCAATTGCTGCAACACCGATGGAAGTCAATAGATCTTCTGGCCCATCTAAGGAGCTGCAGAGTAGTTTGCCACAGGATCATAATACTGCTAAAGATTCTTCTCATGAAGGCAACAATTTAGTCAAAGGAAATGCTAATGATATAAAATCCCAACCTCCATCATCAAAGGTACCTCAATCAGATGTAAAGATGGAAAATTCCAAGTCGGAGAAACAAGAAAGAGGTGCTAGTGGTAAAGCAACATCAACATCTCGTAAAAAAGGTTATGACCCTGATTTGTTTTTCAAAGTTAATGGAAAGCTCTACCAAAGACTTGGCAAGATAGGTAGTGGTGGAAGTAGTGAGGTTCACAAAGTCATATCATCAGATTGCACGATTTATGCcttgaaaaagataaaacttAGAGGCCGTGACTATTCCACAGCATATGGATTCTGCCAAGAAATCGAATACTTAAACAGGCTGAGAGGGAAGAACAACATTATTCAGCTTATTGATTATGAG GTGACAGATAAGACTTTACTTCAGGAAGTGATGAATGGTACCATGAGTATTAAGGATGGCAGGGTCAAGGATGATGCATGTATATACATGGTACTTGAATATGGAGAAATCGATTTAGCCCACATGCTGGCTCAGAAATGGAAGGAACTGGATCGTTCTAATGCAACCATAGATGAGAGCTGGCTCCGATTTTATTGGCAG CAAATACTTCTCGCAGTAAACACCATTCATGAGGAACGTATTGTGCACTCTGATCTGAAGCCagctaattttcttttggtgaGAGGTTCACTAAAACTAATTGATTTTGGAATCGCCAAGGCTATAATGAGTGACACAACAAACATTCAGCGGGACTCACAG GTTGGAACACTAAGTTACATGTCTCCTGAAGCATTCATGTGCAATGAGACCGATGCTAATGGGAACATGATAAAATGTGGTCGTCCATCTGATATCTGGTCTCTCGGTTGCATACTTTACCAAATGGTTTATGGGCGAACTCCCTTTTCAGAGTATAAAACTTTCTGGGCCAAATTCAAAGTCATAACAGATCCTAACCATGAGATTATATATGAAACCGTGTCCAACCCCTGGCTTTTGGATCTTATGAAGAAATGCCTTGCTTGGGACCGGAATGAAAGATGGAGGATTCCTCAACTTCTCCAACATCCTTTTCTTGTTCCTCCAGTTCCACCTGAATTGCCTACTGCAACTGATCAAATCTGTACATTGTTTCAACTAATTGCTGAATCAAGTGCAGAAGATCAGAAGGTGTTGAATCAAGTGCAGAAGATCAGATCAGTGGTACAATCTGAGTCATCTATCTCAAGAGATCAATTGCGCAAATTT CTATCAAGTTTCAACTGTTTGTTTTCAGCTCCAGGAACAATTAGCGAGCTTATGAAGAGACAAAAACATTGA